The following are encoded together in the Phragmites australis chromosome 19, lpPhrAust1.1, whole genome shotgun sequence genome:
- the LOC133900601 gene encoding proteasome subunit alpha type-5-like yields MFLTRTEYDRGVNTFSPEGRLFQVEYAIEAIKLGSTAIGLKTKYGVVLAVEKRVTSPLLEPSSVEKIMEIDEHIGCAMSGLIADARTLVEHARVETQNHRFSYGEPMTVESATQAICDLALRFGEGDEESMSRPFGVSLLIAGHDENGPSLYYTDPSGTFWQCNAKAIGSGSEGADSSLQEQYNKELTLQEAETIALSILKQVMEEKVTPNNVDIAKVDPNYHLYTPAEVEAVIARL; encoded by the exons ATGTTTCTCACGAG GACGGAGTACGACCGCGGGGTGAACACTTTCTCGCCGGAGGGGCGGCTGTTCCAGGTCGAGTACGCCATCGAGGCCATCAAG TTGGGGTCGACTGCAATCGGGTTGAAGACAAAGTATGGTGTTGTCCTCGCTGTTGAGAAACGTGTGACCTCGCCACTGCTG GAACCGAGCAGTGTGGAGAAAATCATGGAAATTGATGAGCACATAGGATGTGCCATGAGTGGACTTATTGCTGATGCTAGAACGCTAGTTGAACATGCTCGTGTTGAGACTCAG AACCATCGGTTCTCATATGGGGAGCCAATGACAGTAGAATCTGCCACACAAGCTATCTGTGACTTGGCTCTGCGCTTTGGCGAAGGTGATGAAGAGTCAATG TCACGGCCATTTGGAGTGTCTCTCCTTATTGCTGGTCATGATGAGAATGGACCTAGCTT GTACTACACTGACCCATCTGGGACCTTTTGGCAATGCAACGCAAAGGCAATTGGATCAGGCTCTGAAGGAGCTGATAGCTCCTTACAGGAGCAGTACAACAAG GAACTGACCCTCCAGGAGGCGGAGACCATAGCCCTTTCTATCCTGAAGCAGGTTATGGAAGAAAAG GTAACCCCAAACAACGTTGATATCGCAAAGGTTGACCCCAACTACCACCTCTACACCCCTGCCGAGGTTGAAGCTGTCATCGCAAGGCTGTGA
- the LOC133900382 gene encoding DNA-directed RNA polymerase I subunit rpa49-like, producing the protein MADLQTLATPAPASASSKKKHSKKRKAIDVTVDASLAGGAASAAAAAPVVAYFPSGYDPLAAADGPPRARLFRRERRTTHVDLVVGSPGGGPDFVGRSYAGEAATPQLCSYALGVLDKASGTLKVVPIAANKILRLEPHLEMHKPAHSQHSEVASEVGSAVANDEMKVQDLTQMYGAKKDKDTDNKWRSLNEQRNDPFAYENLDLGKTNASDSQAPEIVRNIPPYDPTADMSENAYLFDEIIPKNIRPHLLEIVGHLESGEFPSKGYGSFVSNRVQKLHELQGEDKDRLAWILSYITYLLSLLARNGSMSKRHRKDRKENQGPTTPHAVYRKLLLMFTEPGSSALSTEKNELLINYILVLTLFADDFRSDPSDICADLKMTRQMLKPYFDQLGCKSVSTGAFKPTFMTLPAPLKFPQEVTRRRRRQ; encoded by the exons ATGGCGGACCTCCAAACCCTAGCAACGCCAgcccccgcctccgcctcctccaagAAGAAGCACTCCAAGAAGCGCAAGGCCATCGACGTCACCGTCGACGCCTCCCTCGCAGgcggcgccgcctccgccgctgccgcggcCCCCGTGGTCGCCTACTTCCCCTCCGGCTACgaccccctcgccgccgccgacgggCCCCCGCGTGCGCGGCTCTTCCGCCGTGAGAGGCGCACCACCCACGTCGACCTCGTGGTCGGTAGCCCCGGTGGTGGCCCCGACTTCGTCGGCCGCAGCTACGCCGGCGAAGCAGCCACGCCGCAGCTCTGCAGCTACGCGCTCGGCGTCCTCGACAAGGCATCCGGCACCCTCAAGGTCGTCCCCATCGCCGCCAATAAG ATTCTGAGGCTAGAGCCACATCTTGAAATGCATAAACCAGCACATTCACAGCACTCTGAGGTGGCATCAGAAGTGGGTTCAGCTgtagcaaatgatgaaatgaagGTACAAGATCTTACCCAGATGTATGGCGCCAAGAAAGACAAGGATACG GATAATAAGTGGAGGTCATTAAATGAACAAAGAAATGACCCTTTTGCTTATGAGAACCTTGACCTTGGAAAGACCAATGCCAGTGATAGCCAGGCACCAGAAATTGTTCGGAACATTCCACCTTATGATCCTACTGCAGATATGTCAGAAAATGCATATCTTTTTGATGAGATTATTCCAAAGAATATACGGCCACACCTGTTAGAAATTGTGGGTCATTTAGAATCAGGAGAATTTCCTTCAAAAGGCTATGGGAGTTTTGTTTCAAATCGTGTACAGAAGTTGCATGAGCTTCAG GGTGAAGATAAGGATAGGCTTGCTTGGATACTGTCCTATATCACATATCTCCTATCTTTGTTGGCACGGAATGGCTCCATGTCCAAGCGTCACAGGAAGGACAGAAAGGAAAACCAGGGACCAACGACCCCACATGCTGTATATCGTAAGCTGTTGCTGATGTTTACTGAACCAGGATCTAGTGCCTTGTCAACGGAGAAAAACGAGCTTCTGATCAACTACATCTTGGTCCTAACGCTTTTTGCCGATGACTTCAGATCTGATCCTTCAGATATATGTGCTGACCTGAAAATGACCAGGCAGATGCTTAAACCATATTTTGACCAGTTGGGATGCAAATCTGTGTCAACAGGTGCTTTTAAACCCACTTTCATGACACTACCAGCCCCTCTCAAGTTCCCACAGGAAGTTACAAGGAGAAGGCGGCGACAGTAA
- the LOC133900537 gene encoding GRF1-interacting factor 2-like: protein MAMQQQMPMPPGGTAAAAPPAAGITTEQIQKYLDENKQLILAILENQNLGKLAECAQYQAQLQNNLLYLAAIADAQPQPPQNPASRPQMMQPGIVPGAGHYMSQVPMFPPRTPLTPQQMQEQQQQQLHQQQAKALPFPGQMVMRPANVNGMQPMQAAALQQSTPVPTDGRGGKQDAAAGVSSEPSGTESHKGATGADKEAGGDVAEKS, encoded by the exons ATGGCGATGCAGCAGCAGATGCCCATGCCGCCGGGCggcaccgcggcggcggcgcccccggcggccggcatcaccaccgaGCAGATCCAAAAG TATTTGGATGAAAATAAGCAACTTATTTTGGCCATCCTGGAAAATCAGAACTTAGGAAAGTTGGCTGAATGTGCTCA GTATCAAGCTCAGCTTCAAAATAATCTCTTGTATCTAGCTGCGATCGCAGATGCCCAACCCCAACCACCTCAGAACCCTGCAAGTCGCCCTCAG ATGATGCAGCCTGGTATAGTGCCAGGTGCAGGGCATTACATGTCACAGGTACCGATGTTCCCTCCAAGAACCCCATTAACCCCGCAGCAGATGCaagagcagcagcaacagcagcttCATCAGCAGCAAGCCAAAGCTCTTCCTTTCCCTGGGCAGATGGTCATGAGACCAGCTAACGTCAACGGCATGCAGCCTATGCAGGCAGCAGCCCTACAGCAGTCGACGCCGGTCCCAACTGACGGTCGAGGAGGCAAGCAGGATGCAGCAGCTGGGGTGAGCTCAGAGCCTTCTGGCACTGAGAGCCATAAAGGCGCAACTGGAGCGGATAAAGAGGCAGGTGGCGATGTAGCGGAGAAATCCTAA